Sequence from the Fusobacterium periodonticum 1_1_41FAA genome:
TTTTTGGTTGATATAGATAAGATACTTACTTTGAAAAACTTTGAGCAAATAAAAGATCAGTTAAATGACTATGATTATATTCTTACAACATTCAATGTAGAAGAAGATTTTATGAAAGAAATTAAACTAGCTAAAGTCATAGAGTTAAATCCTATATTAACAGAAAAGGATATAAAGAAACTTGAAGATTCAGGTCTTATAAAAAATAAAAAAATAAAGATGACTAATTTATTAAAAGTAATTTTAGAAAATTCATCAGAAGTTAATGTGAAAAATCTTATACATAATTTAGATGAGGCATTTCCTGAAAAAATTTATAATGATATTGACAGAAATAAATTTTCCATAGCTAACTTTTTGAAAGAAGAAAATATTTTTAGAACGAATTTAGATTCTTTTGAAAAAATATTAAATAAATTTTTTAGCTCATCTTTCTTGCAAAAAAATGATATTAATGATATTATAAATAAAGCATCAAATAATAATTTTTACACATATTTAGGGTTTAAAACAGCAATAATTTTTCATAAATTTAATACTAAAAAGAAGCAAGATGGTATGATAATTGCAGTAAATGAAAAAGAATTATACATAAATTCTCAAAAAATTAATACAATTATATTAATAAATTCAACTTGTGAAATAAAATTTAGAGGAATTATTTATAATTTTGTGAAGTTATTTTTTCAAAATAATGACTTTAATTTTGATGAACAAACAGATATCTATAATTTTTTAATAACTATGGATAATTAAATTTATTAGTGAATTATGTGCATAGCTTGGATTTCCAAGTGAACACATTTATATAAAATGAGTGTGATTCATTCATTAACATCTAAAATAAAAATAAAGGGGGATAGTTATGTGGACATCTGATACTATGACTTTGTCAGAAAGTATTATAACTTTCTTGATAGGATTTTCAATAGTTTTTGCTGCTTTGATAGCATTAGCACTATTCATTATCATATCATCTAAAGTTATAAATGCTCTAGTCAAAGAGGAAGAAGTAGTAGCACCAAAGCCTGTCGCTAATGTTTCAAATAACAATGCAAACACAGCTAGTGCTAAAGCGGTTGCTGAAAAAGACAACCAAGAAGCTGAAAATTTAGCGGTTATAATCTCAGCTATTAGTGAAGAACTGAGAGAACCTGTTGAGAATTTCACTATCATTAGTGTAACAGAAATTTAAAAAAATTAAAAAATTTAAGGAATTAGGAAAGGAGAAAAAATGAAATACGTAGTAACAGTAAATGGTAAAAAATTTGAGGTTGAAGTTGAAAAAGTTGGAGGAGCAGGAAAATCATTATCTCGTCAACCTGCTGAAAGAAGAGAAACAGTAAAATCAGAACCAGTTGTAGAAACTAAGGCAGCTGTAGCTCCAGCTCCAGTTGAAGCAGCTCCAGCAGCAACTACTACTGGTGGAACTACAATAACAAGTCCAATGCCTGGAACAATTTTAGATGTTAAAGTAAATGTAGGAGATAAAGTTAAATATGGACAAACTCTTGCAATACTAGAAGCAATGAAAATGGAAAATGATATTCCAGCAACAGGAGATGGAGAAGTTGCTGAAATTAGAGTAAAAAAAGGAGACGCAGTAGAAACTGATGCAGTTTTAATAGTGTTAAAATAAGGAGAGGATATTAAATGAATTTTTTTAATGTATTAGCAGAACTATTAGAGGCGTCAGGTTTTGCAGCTCTTACTTGGCAAAATTTAGCTATGATACTTGTATCATTTGTTTTATTTTACCTAGCAATAGTTAAGAAATTTGAACCACTATTATTGCTACCTATATCTTTTGGTATGTTCTTAGTAAACTTACCATTAGCTGGACTTATGAATGAAGGTGGAGTAGATAAAGGTGGTATAATATATTTTATGTCTTATGGAGTAAAAAGTAACCTATTCCCTTGTTTAGTATTTATGGGAGTTGGGGCAATGACAGATTTCTCTCCATTAATAGCAAACCCTATCAGTTTACTATTAGGAGCAGCAGCTCAATTAGGTATATATGTAGCATTTATATTTGCAACTCAAATAGGATTCACTCCAGCTGAAGCTGCAGCAATTGGAATAATTGGTGGAGCAGATGGACCAACATCTATATATATTGCAAATAACTTGGCACCACATTTACTAGCTCCAATAGCAGTTGCAGCTTATTCATATATGGCATTGATACCATTAATTCAACCACCTATTATGAAAGCTCTTACAACTAAAAAAGAAAGAGCAGTAAAAATGGGACAATTAAGAAAAGTTTCTAAAACTGAAAAAATAGTTTTCCCAATAGCAGTTGTTTTATTCTGTTCATTATTATTACCATCAGTTGCTCCATTACTTGGATTATTAATGATGGGTAACTTATTCAAAGAATCAGGAGTTGTTCAAAGATTATCTGATACAGCACAAAATGCTATGATTAATATAATAACAATTATGTTAGGTCTAAGTGTTGGAGCTAAAGCAGATGGTTCAACTTTCCTAGATGTAAGTACATTAAAGATAATAGCAATGGGACTTGCAGCTTTCTGTTTCTCAACAGCAGGAGGAGTTCTTTTAGGAAAACTTCTTTATATAGTAACTGGAGGAAAAATAAATCCACTTATAGGATCAGCAGGAGTTTCTGCAGTTCCTATGGCAGCACGTGTGTCTCAAACAGTTGGTGCTAAAGAAAACCCAACTAACTTCTTATTAATGCACGCAATGGGACCTAATGTTGCAGGAGTTATAGGATCAGCAGTTGCAGCAGGATTCTTTATGATGATATTTAAAGGAACTATGTAATAAATAAAATTTGTTAGTAACAATATTTAAAATCATATAAAAATAGTTATAAGGTTGGGCTTAGGCTCAATCTTATACTATTTATAAAAAAAATTTAGGAGGGATTTTTGTGAGCAAGGTAATGTCTTTACACGATGCAATAGCAAAATATGTTGAATCTGGAGATAGTTTATGTTTTGGAGGATTCACAACAAACAGAAAGCCTTATGCGGCTGTTTATGAAATTATTAGACAAGGACAAACTGATTTTATTGGATATTCTGGTCCAGCAGGAGGAGATTGGGATATGTTAATAGGATGTGGAAGAATAAAAGCTTTCATAAACTGTTACATAGCTAACTCAGGATATACAAATGTTTGTAGAAGATTCAGAGATGCAGTAGAAAAGAAACATAATTTATTATTAGAAGATTATTCTCAAGACGTTATTATGTTAATGTTACATGCTTCTTCATTAGGATTACCATATTTACCAGTAAAGTTAATGGAAGGTAGTGACTTAGAATATAAATGGGGAATAAGTGCAGAAATCAGAAAGACAATTCCTAAATTGCCTGATAAAAAATTAGAAAGAATTCCAAATCCTTTCAAAGAAGGAGAAGATGTAATAGCAGTTCCAGTTCCAAGACTAGATACAGCTATAATTTCTGTTCAAAAAGCTTCTATTAACGGAACTTGTTCAATAGAAGGAGATGAATTCCATGATATAGATATAGCTATCGCTGCAAGAAAAGTTATAGTTATAGCTGAAGAAATAGTAACAGAAGAAGAAATCAGAAAAGATCCTTCTAAGAACTCTGTACCTGAATTCTGTGTTGACGCAGTAGTTCATGCACCTTATGGATGTCACCCATCACAATTATATAACTATTATGATTATGACCCAGCATTCTATAAAATGTATGATTCTGTAACTAAAACTGATGAAGATTTTGAAAAATTCATACAAGAATGGGTTATAGATGTTAAAGATCATGATGGATACTTAGCTAAATTAGGTTTACCAAGAGTAAGTAAATTAAGAGTAGTTCCAGGATTCCAATATGCTGCAAAATTAGTTAAGGATGGTGAATAATAATGGCAAAGAATTATAAAAATTATACAAATAAAGAAATGCAAGCTATTACTATTGCTAAAGAAATAAAAGATGGGCAAATAGTTATAGTAGGGACAGGATTACCTTTAATAGGAGCAACTGTTGCTAAAAATAAATTCGCCCCTAATTGTAAACTAATAGTTGAAAGTGGATTAATGGATTGTAGTCCAATAGAAGTTCCAAGAAGTGTTGGAGACTTAAGACTTATGGGACACTGTGCTGTTCAATGGCCAAACGTAAGATTCATAGGTTTTGAAACAAATGAATACTTAAATGGTAATGATAGAATGATAGCTTTCATTGGAGGAGCTCAAATAAATCCTTATGGAGATTTAAACTCTACTATCATTGGTGATGATTATGTAAAACCAAAAACAAGATTTACAGGAAGTGGAGGAGCTAATGGTATAGCTACTTACTCAAATACTGTAATCATGATGCAACATGAAAAAAGAAGATTTATTGAAAAAATTGACTATGTAACAAGTGTTGGTTGGGCAGGAGGACCAGGAGGAAGAGAAAAGTTAGGACTTCCTGGTAACAGAGGACCTTTAGCAGTTGTTACAGATAAAGGTATCTTAAGATTTGATGAAGTAACTAAGAGAATGTACTTAGCTGGATACTATCCAGGTGTAACTATAGAAGATATAGTTGAAAATACTGGATTTGAACTTGATACTTCAAGAGCTGTTCAATTAGAAGCTCCAACTGAAGAAATCATCAAAATGATAAGAGAAGATATAGATCCAGGACAAGCATTTATAAAAGTTCCAGTAGAAGAATAAGAGAGGAGATAATAGATGAATTATTCAATGCCAAAATATTTTCAAAATATGCCACAAGTTGGGAATTCACTAGCTAATATAGATGAAGCTAATGAAAATGCAGTAAGAGAAGTTGAAGCAGCGATTGCTGAAAGTATTGCTGCAATGCAAGATGCAGGAACTCCTGATGAAAAAATTCATGATAAAGATCAAATGACTGCATTAGAAAGAATAGCAGAATTAGTAGATGAAGGAACTTGGTATCCTTTAAATACTCTATATAATCCAGAAGATTTTGAAACTGGAACAGGTATAGTAAAAGGGCTAGGAAGAATTGGAGGAAAATGGGCAGTAGTTGTTGCATCTGATAACAAGAAAATAGTTGGAGCTTGGGTTCCAGGACAAGCAGATAACTTATTAAGAGCATCAGACACAGCTAAATGTTTAGGAATTCCTTTAGTTTATGTGCTAAATTGTAGTGGTGTTAAACTTGATGAACAAGAAAAAGTTTATGCAAATAGAAGAGGAGGAGGAACTCCATTCTTCCGTAATGCAGAATTACAACAATTAGGTATTCCAGTAATAGTTGGAATTTATGGAACAAACCCAGCAGGTGGAGGATACCACAGTATCAGTCCTACAATATTAATAGCTCACAAAGATGCTAACATGGCAGTTGGAGGAGCAGGAATTGTTGGAGGAATGAATCCTAAAGGATATATTGACATGGAAGGAGCTATTCAAATAGCTGAAGCTACAATGGCAGCTAAACAAGTTGAAGTTCCAGGAACTATCCATGTTCACTATGACAAAACAGGTTTCTTCAGAGAAGTTTATGATGATGAAATTGGAGTTATAGATGGTATTAAAAAATATATGGATTACTTACCAGCTTATGACTTAGAATTCTTCAGAGTCGATGAACCAACTGAACCAGCTTTAGATCCAAATGATTTATATTCAATACTTCCAATGAATCAAAAGAAAATCTATAATATCTATGATATAATAGGACGTTTATTTGATAACAGTGAATTTTCTGAATATAAAAAAGGATATGGACCAGAAGTTGTAACAGGACTTGCAAAAGTTGATGGATTATTAGTAGGAGTTGTTGCAAATGCACAAGGACTTTTAATGAACTATCCTGAATACAGAGAAAAAGCAGTTGGTATTGGTGGAAAACTATATCGTCAAGGACTTATCAAAATGAGTGAATTCGTGACTCTTTGCTCAAGAGATAGATTACCAATAGTTTGGTTACAAGATACAAGTGGAATAGATGTAGGAAACCCTGCTGAAGAAGCAGAATTATTAGGATTAGGACAATCTCTAATCTACTCTATAGAAAACTCACATGTACCTCAAATAGAAATTACTTTAAGAAAAGGTTCAGCTGCAGCTCACTATGTACTAGGTGGACCACAAGGTAATAACACAAATGCTTTCTCTTTAGGAACAGCTGCTACTGAAGTATATGTAATGAATGGTGAAACAGCAGCTTCTGCAATGTATTCAAGAAGACTTGCTAAAGATCACAAAGCTGGAAAAGATTTACAACCTACAATTGATAAAATGAATCAATTGATAAATGAATACACAGCTAAATCAAGACCAGCATATTGTGCTAAAACAGGTATGGTTGATGAAATAGTACCATTATACGATTTAAGAGGATATATCTCTGCGTTTGCTAATGCAGTATATCAAAATCCTAAATCAATTTGTGCTTTCCATCAAATGATTTTACCTAGAGCTATAAGAGAATTTGAAACTTATACAAAAAAATAAAAATATGATATAAAACTTACCCTATCCATTGATTTTTTTGTCAATGGATAGAGTTGTAAGTTGATATTAGAATTCTAACTAAAATATTTATAAGAATGATTGTTAAATAATTAGAAAGAGGAAAAATGGAAGAATTAAAAGTATTAAAATTAGATATGTTTACAACATTAATGTTGTCAGTATTAGCAATTTACTTTGGTGAATTTTTGAGAAAAATATTTCCAGTTTTAAAAAAATATTGTTTACCAGCATCTGTTGTTGGAGGAACAGTATTTGCATTATTATCACTACTACTATTCAAAATGGGAATAGTTCAATTAGACTTTGACTATAAGGCAGTAAACCAACTATTCTATTCTATATTCTTTGCAGCAAGTGGAGCAGCAGCTAGTATGGCACTTTTGAAAAAAGGTGGAAAACTTGTTGTAATATTTGCAATTTTGGCAGCAGTTTTAGCAGCTTTCCAAAATGCAGTAGCATTAGCAGTTGGTAAGTTTATGAATATAGATCCATTAATTTCAATGATGACTGGAAGCATACCTATGACAGGTGGACATGGGAATGCAGCGTCATTTGCACCAATAGCAGTTGATGCGGGAGCACCAGCAGCTATGGAAGTTGCAATAGCAGCAGCTACATTTGGATTAATTTCAGGTTGTATGCTTGGAGGACCTTTTGGAAACTTCTTAGTAAAAAGATTTAAATTAGATGAAAAATCAACTGAAAAAGAAGTAATGAATGAAATAGATGCTGAAGGAGAATCAGGAAATCTATTAGTTGATAAACCAAATATTATTCAAGCTGTATTTTTAATGTGTATAGCTATAGGAATAGGAAAAATTATAGAACTAGCTTTAAAATCTGTACAAGATAGTACTGGGTGGAAAGTTGCATTACCAATACATGTATGTTGTATGTTTGCAGGAATTGTAATAAGATTAATTTATGACAGAAAACAAGGTAATCATGAAGTTCTATATGAATCAATTGATATAGTTGGAGAATTTTCATTAGCATTATTTGTTTCTATGTCAATTATAACTATGAAATTATGGCAATTATCTGGATTAGGATTAGCACTAGTAGCATTATTAATAGCACAAGTTATATTAATTGTAATATTCTGTTATTTCTTAACATTTAAACTATTAGGAAAGAACTATGATGCAGCAGTTATGGCAGTTGGACATATGGGATTTGGATTAGGAGCTGTTCCAGTATCAATGACTACAATGCAAGCTGTTTGTAAAAAATATAGATATTCTAAGTTAGCATTCTTTGTAGTTCCAGTAATTGGAGGATTTATCAGTAACCTTACAAATGCAATGATTATAACTAAATTTTTAAATTTTGCTAAAGATTTACACGCTGTATGGATAGGATAGATTAATTTATTTTAAGGAAAGGATAAATATATGAGTATATTTACGATGGGAATAGATGTTGGTTCAACAGCATCTAAATGTATAATATTGAAAGATGGTAAAGAAATTGTAGCAAAAGCTGTTATATCAGTAGGTACAGGAACTAGTGGACCAGCTAGAGCCATGAAAGAGGCTTTAGATCAAATTGGTTTAAGTTCTGTAACTGAATTACAAGGAGCTGTTGCAACTGGTTATGGAAGAAACTCTTTAGCAGAAGTTCCAGCTCAAATGTCTGAATTATCTTGCCATGCAAAGGGAGCATATTTTCTATTTCCAAATGTTCACTCAATTATTGATATCGGAGGACAAGATTCAAAAGCATTAAAAATTGGAGACAATGGAATGCTTGAAAACTTTGTTATGAACGACAAATGTGCTGCAGGAACAGGAAGATTCCTAGATGTAATTGCAAAGGTCTTGGAAGTAAATCTAGAGGACCTAGAAAAGTTAGATGAAAAATCAACTGTAGATGTAGCAATAAGTTCAACTTGTACTGTATTTGCAGAATCTGAAGTAATATCACAACTTGCTAAAGGGACAAAAATTGAAGATATAGTAAAAGGTATCCACACTGCTATAGCTAGCCGTGTTGGTAGTTTGGCAAAGAGAATTGGGATTAAAGATGATGTTGTCATGACTGGTGGAGTTGCACTTAATAAAGGTATGGTAAGAGCTTTAGAAAGAAATCTAGGCTTTAAACTTCATACTAATGAATATTGTCAATTAAATGGGGCAATAGGTGCTGCATTGTTTGCTTACCAAAAATATACAATGACACATCAATAAAATTAAAACTTTGGTATTAACTTCATAGAGAATGGTTTGTTACAGAAATGTAATTATACTATTTTCTATAAAATAATATAGACAAATAAGATGTACTTATAATGAATAGGAGGAAATGAAATGGGAAAAATGGAAAAATTACCTAATAAAACACCTAGACCGATAGAAGGGCACAAACCAGCTGCTGCTATCTTAAGAGGTGTGGTTGATAAAGTTTATGCAAATGCATGGGAAGCAAAAAAGAGAGGAGAATTAGTTGGATGGAGTTCATCTAAGTTTCCAATTGAATTAGCTAAAGCTTTTGACTTAAATGTTGTATATCCTGAAAACCATGCTGCATCAGCAGCAGCTAAAAAAGATGGATTAAGACTATGTCAAGCTGCAGAAGATATGGGATATGACAATGATATTTGTGGATATGCTAGAATCAGTTTAGCATATGCTGCAGGAGAACCAACAGATGCAAGAAGAATGCCACAACCAGACTTCTTACTATGTTGTAACAACATCTGTAACATGATGACTAAATGGTATGAAAATATAGCAAGAATGCACAATATTCCATTAATAATGATAGATATACCTTTCTCAAATACAGTAGATGTACCTGAAGAAAAAATTGATTACTTAGTAGGACAATTTAATCATGCTATAAAACAATTAGAAGAATTAACAGGAAAGAAATTTGATGAAAAGAAATTTGAAGATGCTTGTGCAAGAGCTAACAGAACTGCAGCTGCTTGGTTAAAATCTTGTAAATATATGGGATATAAACCATCTCCATTAAGTGGGTTTGACTTATTCAACCATATGGCAGACATTGTTGCAGCAAGATGTGATGAAGAAGCGGCTATGGGATTTGAATTACTAGCAGAAGAATTTGAACAATCTATAAAAGAAGGAACTTCAACTTGGGAATATCCAGAAGAACACAGAATTCTATTTGAAGGAATTCCTTGTTGGCCAGGATTAAAACCATTATTTGAACCTTTAAAAGATAATGGAGTAAACGTTACTGCAGTTGTTTATGCACCAGCATTTGGATTTAGATATGAAAATGTAAGAGAAATGGCAGCAGCTTACTGTAAAGCACCTTGTTCTGTATGTATAGAAACAGGAGTTGAATGGAGAGAAACTATGGCTAAAGAAAATGGTATAAGTGGAGCACTTGTAAACTATAACCGTAGTTGTAAACCTTGGAGTGGTGCAATGCCAGAAATAGAAAGAAGATGGAAAGAAGACTTAGGAATTCCAGTTGTTCACTTTGATGGAGACCAAGCTGATGAAAGAAACTTCTCAACTGAACAATATAATACAAGAGTACAAGGTCTTGTTGAAATAATGCAAGAAAGAAAAGAAGAAAGATTGGCAAATGGAGAAGAAGTTTATACAAACTTTGAAAACACTAAAGAAACTGACTGGTCTAAAGAAACAATAAAACATTAATATTAGGAGGAAGAAAGAAAGATGGCTGAAATTAAGGAATTGTTAGAACAATTTAAGTACTATGCAGAAAACCCTAGAAAGCAATTAGACAAATATCTTGCTGAAGGAAAGAAAGCAGTAGGTATATTCCCTTATTATGCACCTGAAGAAATAGTTTATGCAGGTGGAATGGTTCCATTTGGTGTATGGGGAGGACAAGGACCTATTGAAAAAGCAAAGGATTATTTCCCTACTTTCTATTACTCATTGGCTTTAAGATGTTTAGAAATGGCTTTAGATGGAACATTAGATGGTTTATCTGCTTCAATAATTACTACACTTGACGATACATTAAGACCATTTTCACAAAACTATAAAGTAAGTGCAGGAAGAAAGATACCTATGGTATTCTTAAACCATGGACAACATAGAAAAGAAGAATTTGGTAAACAATACAATGCAAGAATTTTCAGAAATGCTAAAGAAGAATTAGAAAAAATCTGTGATGTAAAAATTACTGATGAAAATTTAAAAAATGCATTCAAAGTTTATAATGACAATAGAGAAGAAAAGAGAAGATTTATAAAATTAGCTGCTAAACATCCACAAAGTATTAAAGCATCTGATAGATCTAATGTTTTAAAAAGTTCATACTTCATGTTAAAGGATGAACATACAGCTTTACTAAGAAAATTAAATCAAGAATTAGAAGCTATTCCTGAAGAACAATGGGATGGAGTAAGAGTTGTTACAAGTGGAGTTATCACTGACAACCCTGGACTTCTAGAAGTATTTGATAACTACAAAGTATGTGTAGTTGCAGATGATGTAGCTCATGAATCAAGAGCATTAAAGGTTGATATAGACTTATCTATAGCTGACCCAATGTTAGCACTTGCTGACCAATTTGCTCGTATGGATGAAGATCCTATTCTTTATGATCCAGATATATACAAAAGACCTAAATATGTATTAGATTTAGTTAAAGAAAATAATGCAGATGGTTGTCTACTATTCATGATGAACTTCAATGATACTGAAGAAATGGAATATCCATCATTAAAACAAGCGTTTGATGCTGCTAAAGTTCCATTAATTAAAATGGGATATGATCAACAAATGGTAGACTTTGGACAAGTTAAAACTCAACTTGAAACATTTAACGAATTAGTACAATTAAGCAGATTCTAGGAGGAAAAAATGGATCAAAATATATGGGAATATGATGATTTTATTTTCAAAGGTGACGAACTAAAAGGTATGACAGCAAAAGGTAAGGACAAAGTTAAAGCTGGAGGTCAAACTGATTTAGTAATACCAGCAGTAACTCCTGATGGATTAGCTCTTAAAAAAATAGCTGACAATGCTTTTTACAGAAGAGGATTAACTTCTGTAGTAATTCCTGATACAGTTGAAAGTATTGGATATGATGCTTTTGGAGTATGTAAATT
This genomic interval carries:
- a CDS encoding OadG family protein; amino-acid sequence: MWTSDTMTLSESIITFLIGFSIVFAALIALALFIIISSKVINALVKEEEVVAPKPVANVSNNNANTASAKAVAEKDNQEAENLAVIISAISEELREPVENFTIISVTEI
- a CDS encoding biotin/lipoyl-containing protein, giving the protein MKYVVTVNGKKFEVEVEKVGGAGKSLSRQPAERRETVKSEPVVETKAAVAPAPVEAAPAATTTGGTTITSPMPGTILDVKVNVGDKVKYGQTLAILEAMKMENDIPATGDGEVAEIRVKKGDAVETDAVLIVLK
- a CDS encoding sodium ion-translocating decarboxylase subunit beta; this encodes MNFFNVLAELLEASGFAALTWQNLAMILVSFVLFYLAIVKKFEPLLLLPISFGMFLVNLPLAGLMNEGGVDKGGIIYFMSYGVKSNLFPCLVFMGVGAMTDFSPLIANPISLLLGAAAQLGIYVAFIFATQIGFTPAEAAAIGIIGGADGPTSIYIANNLAPHLLAPIAVAAYSYMALIPLIQPPIMKALTTKKERAVKMGQLRKVSKTEKIVFPIAVVLFCSLLLPSVAPLLGLLMMGNLFKESGVVQRLSDTAQNAMINIITIMLGLSVGAKADGSTFLDVSTLKIIAMGLAAFCFSTAGGVLLGKLLYIVTGGKINPLIGSAGVSAVPMAARVSQTVGAKENPTNFLLMHAMGPNVAGVIGSAVAAGFFMMIFKGTM
- the gctA gene encoding glutaconate CoA-transferase subunit A yields the protein MSKVMSLHDAIAKYVESGDSLCFGGFTTNRKPYAAVYEIIRQGQTDFIGYSGPAGGDWDMLIGCGRIKAFINCYIANSGYTNVCRRFRDAVEKKHNLLLEDYSQDVIMLMLHASSLGLPYLPVKLMEGSDLEYKWGISAEIRKTIPKLPDKKLERIPNPFKEGEDVIAVPVPRLDTAIISVQKASINGTCSIEGDEFHDIDIAIAARKVIVIAEEIVTEEEIRKDPSKNSVPEFCVDAVVHAPYGCHPSQLYNYYDYDPAFYKMYDSVTKTDEDFEKFIQEWVIDVKDHDGYLAKLGLPRVSKLRVVPGFQYAAKLVKDGE
- the gctB gene encoding glutaconate CoA-transferase subunit B, with product MAKNYKNYTNKEMQAITIAKEIKDGQIVIVGTGLPLIGATVAKNKFAPNCKLIVESGLMDCSPIEVPRSVGDLRLMGHCAVQWPNVRFIGFETNEYLNGNDRMIAFIGGAQINPYGDLNSTIIGDDYVKPKTRFTGSGGANGIATYSNTVIMMQHEKRRFIEKIDYVTSVGWAGGPGGREKLGLPGNRGPLAVVTDKGILRFDEVTKRMYLAGYYPGVTIEDIVENTGFELDTSRAVQLEAPTEEIIKMIREDIDPGQAFIKVPVEE
- a CDS encoding acyl-CoA carboxylase subunit beta, with product MNYSMPKYFQNMPQVGNSLANIDEANENAVREVEAAIAESIAAMQDAGTPDEKIHDKDQMTALERIAELVDEGTWYPLNTLYNPEDFETGTGIVKGLGRIGGKWAVVVASDNKKIVGAWVPGQADNLLRASDTAKCLGIPLVYVLNCSGVKLDEQEKVYANRRGGGTPFFRNAELQQLGIPVIVGIYGTNPAGGGYHSISPTILIAHKDANMAVGGAGIVGGMNPKGYIDMEGAIQIAEATMAAKQVEVPGTIHVHYDKTGFFREVYDDEIGVIDGIKKYMDYLPAYDLEFFRVDEPTEPALDPNDLYSILPMNQKKIYNIYDIIGRLFDNSEFSEYKKGYGPEVVTGLAKVDGLLVGVVANAQGLLMNYPEYREKAVGIGGKLYRQGLIKMSEFVTLCSRDRLPIVWLQDTSGIDVGNPAEEAELLGLGQSLIYSIENSHVPQIEITLRKGSAAAHYVLGGPQGNNTNAFSLGTAATEVYVMNGETAASAMYSRRLAKDHKAGKDLQPTIDKMNQLINEYTAKSRPAYCAKTGMVDEIVPLYDLRGYISAFANAVYQNPKSICAFHQMILPRAIREFETYTKK
- a CDS encoding sodium/glutamate symporter, with amino-acid sequence MEELKVLKLDMFTTLMLSVLAIYFGEFLRKIFPVLKKYCLPASVVGGTVFALLSLLLFKMGIVQLDFDYKAVNQLFYSIFFAASGAAASMALLKKGGKLVVIFAILAAVLAAFQNAVALAVGKFMNIDPLISMMTGSIPMTGGHGNAASFAPIAVDAGAPAAMEVAIAAATFGLISGCMLGGPFGNFLVKRFKLDEKSTEKEVMNEIDAEGESGNLLVDKPNIIQAVFLMCIAIGIGKIIELALKSVQDSTGWKVALPIHVCCMFAGIVIRLIYDRKQGNHEVLYESIDIVGEFSLALFVSMSIITMKLWQLSGLGLALVALLIAQVILIVIFCYFLTFKLLGKNYDAAVMAVGHMGFGLGAVPVSMTTMQAVCKKYRYSKLAFFVVPVIGGFISNLTNAMIITKFLNFAKDLHAVWIG
- a CDS encoding acyl-CoA dehydratase activase, which produces MSIFTMGIDVGSTASKCIILKDGKEIVAKAVISVGTGTSGPARAMKEALDQIGLSSVTELQGAVATGYGRNSLAEVPAQMSELSCHAKGAYFLFPNVHSIIDIGGQDSKALKIGDNGMLENFVMNDKCAAGTGRFLDVIAKVLEVNLEDLEKLDEKSTVDVAISSTCTVFAESEVISQLAKGTKIEDIVKGIHTAIASRVGSLAKRIGIKDDVVMTGGVALNKGMVRALERNLGFKLHTNEYCQLNGAIGAALFAYQKYTMTHQ
- a CDS encoding 2-hydroxyacyl-CoA dehydratase subunit D, producing MGKMEKLPNKTPRPIEGHKPAAAILRGVVDKVYANAWEAKKRGELVGWSSSKFPIELAKAFDLNVVYPENHAASAAAKKDGLRLCQAAEDMGYDNDICGYARISLAYAAGEPTDARRMPQPDFLLCCNNICNMMTKWYENIARMHNIPLIMIDIPFSNTVDVPEEKIDYLVGQFNHAIKQLEELTGKKFDEKKFEDACARANRTAAAWLKSCKYMGYKPSPLSGFDLFNHMADIVAARCDEEAAMGFELLAEEFEQSIKEGTSTWEYPEEHRILFEGIPCWPGLKPLFEPLKDNGVNVTAVVYAPAFGFRYENVREMAAAYCKAPCSVCIETGVEWRETMAKENGISGALVNYNRSCKPWSGAMPEIERRWKEDLGIPVVHFDGDQADERNFSTEQYNTRVQGLVEIMQERKEERLANGEEVYTNFENTKETDWSKETIKH
- a CDS encoding 2-hydroxyacyl-CoA dehydratase subunit D, which translates into the protein MAEIKELLEQFKYYAENPRKQLDKYLAEGKKAVGIFPYYAPEEIVYAGGMVPFGVWGGQGPIEKAKDYFPTFYYSLALRCLEMALDGTLDGLSASIITTLDDTLRPFSQNYKVSAGRKIPMVFLNHGQHRKEEFGKQYNARIFRNAKEELEKICDVKITDENLKNAFKVYNDNREEKRRFIKLAAKHPQSIKASDRSNVLKSSYFMLKDEHTALLRKLNQELEAIPEEQWDGVRVVTSGVITDNPGLLEVFDNYKVCVVADDVAHESRALKVDIDLSIADPMLALADQFARMDEDPILYDPDIYKRPKYVLDLVKENNADGCLLFMMNFNDTEEMEYPSLKQAFDAAKVPLIKMGYDQQMVDFGQVKTQLETFNELVQLSRF